Proteins found in one Balaenoptera acutorostrata chromosome 17, mBalAcu1.1, whole genome shotgun sequence genomic segment:
- the LOC103006504 gene encoding coiled-coil domain-containing protein 127-like has protein sequence MNNLNDPPNWNIRPSSRADGGDGSRWNYALLVPMLGLAAFRWIWSRESRKEIEKEREAYHQRTAAFQQDHKAKYHATISESRRAVAQLSLELEKEQKRMTSYGEALISQECKMVEEKKLLEQERAWVLQEKGQPLRSAYLSCLDKEEDWQRRARLLLREFEDALTERQSIYGSLVLPRHKRLEIKKSLLVQASTDPVAADLEMAAGLTDIFKHDTYCGDVWNTNKRHNGRLMWLYLRYWELMVELKKFTNVERAILEK, from the coding sequence ATGAATAACTTAAATGACCCCCCAAATTGGAATATCCGGCCCAGTTCCAGGGCTGATGGGGGTGATGGAAGCAGATGGAATTATGCCCTGTTGGTTCCAATGCTGGGATTGGCTGCTTTTCGTTGGATTTGGTCTAGGGAGTCccgaaaagaaatagaaaaagagagggaagcaTACCATCAGAGAACAGCTGCCTTCCAGCAGGACCACAAAGCCAAGTATCATGCCACGATCTCAGAAAGTCGGCGGGCCGTGGCACAGTTGTCCCTGGAActtgaaaaggaacaaaagagaATGACTAGCTACGGAGAAGCCCTCATCTCTCAGGAGTGCAAGATGGTAGAAGAGAAGAAGCTTCTGGAACAGGAGCGGGCTTGGGTCCTGCAGGAGAAGGGGCAGCCCTTGCGGAGTGCATACCTGAGCTGCCTGGACAAGGAGGAGGACTGGCAACGGAGAGCCAGGCTTCTGCTGAGAGAGTTCGAGGACGCTCTCACAGAAAGACAGAGCATCTACGGCAGTCTGGTTCTCCCTCGCCACAAGCGGCTGGAGATCAAGAAGAGCTTGCTGGTCCAAGCGTCCACTGACCCAGTTGCTGCTGACCTAGAGATGGCGGCTGGCCTGACTGACATATTCAAGCACGACACATACTGTGGTGACGTCTGGAATACCAACAAGCGCCACAATGGGAGGCTTATGTGGCTGTATCTCAGATATTGGGAACTAATGGTCGAACTGAAAAAGTTTACCAACGTGGAGAGAGCCATACTGGAAAAGTAA